Within the Gigantopelta aegis isolate Gae_Host chromosome 8, Gae_host_genome, whole genome shotgun sequence genome, the region AAAACGAAACAATTATCGAGATAGACGAATCCAGGAAAATACAGCAAGGATTGAACGTCTTATTTTAACACAAGCTATCTTTATgcttttgataatcgtgtttataataatgtttataatcaaGTAAACAACATTCGGataaaaatttaacatcttTGAATCATgtaaaaaatgtcatttaaagaaataaaatccgAATTTGcacaactgaaaaaaaaatgacaatgTTACTTCAAGAAGTGTATGAGACAAAATGgttagacaggatagcacaaaccacggcttttgatatgccagttgtagtgcacaatgacgcgctcaacacattttatttacggttatatggcgtcagacatatggttaaggaccacacagatattgagagaggaaacctgctgtcgccacttcatggactgctcttttcgattagcagcaagggatcttttatatgcaccatcccacagacaggataacacatcgtggtgcactggctggaacgagaaatagcccaatgggcccaccggcggggatcgatcccagaccgaccgcgcatcgagcgagcgctttaccactggactacgtcccgcccctcaaaaCAAAGTCTGTGTCGCTCAAACTGGGATATACCCTTTAAAATACACAAGAACTCGTCATAACCGTACATTCTCAGAGAtacgtgcatttttagaattgtaGAAAACGCATTTTgcggtattacaaacaccaggatgaccagaaacactcgaatgtacggaaataaATACTATAaacaaggggcgagacgtagcccggtggtaaagcgcttgcttggtttgggatcgatccccgtaagtgggctcatttggctatttctctctccagccagtgcaccaatactggtacatcaaaggccgtgatatatgctatcctgcctatgggatggtgcatataagagatcccttgctgctaatcgaaaagagtagcccatgaagtggcgacatcgggtttcatgtctcaatatctgtgtggtccttaactatatgtccgatcgccatataaccgtaaataaaatgtgttgagtgcgtatgtaaattaaacattttcttccttcgttCTACTTTAAACGATAAAGTGTAAATAATGTCTGATTTGAGTTATTAAAGACGACTAGTGAAAAATACACGGCCGTGTTCAGAAACTTGGGTCTGTCGCTTTACTACTGGACACTGTTACGTAATACGTCAAGAATAGCTAATATGaaggtttttgggttttttataaatagttcaAGTACAATTAGGTAAACGGTTATTTAACATGCAACGGACTTGGGTTAGTATGAATCTGTTGGCGCtattcccgttccagccagtgcagcatgGTTTCTATATCGAAAGTCGAGGCATATACATAGGTTGCAGAATCGAAGCCCCTCAGTGCACAGGCGCATGTATTTTTCGCCCGTTCCATCGAGTCCTACTGGTATTTCAAAGTGCTTCATATGTGCTATTTTGTTTGTAGGGCGCACACACACAAGAGGGgcagagggagggagagacggagagagagagagacacagacacagacagagacagacagacagtcctACTACATTAGAGAAATCGCTAATTGTTGTATTATAGCAAAGAGCTCAAACCAGGCCTAGCTGGTTTAGAGTCTGGACTCAAGACTGTATGACAACgtcatacaatttgtatgcgTGTAACGTCTAAaaattgagtctggactctaaatgttGTATAACTACGGGCCCAGATGCTATATTATGAGAGCATAAAACGGagaataaaaatagtttttcatTATGCAAAATATTTGAAGGACCTCGATCACACCAACATTGTAAATTTACTCATCCACAAGATTCGAAGTtccacagaaagaaagaaagaaagaaagaagtgttttatttaacgacgcactcaacacattttatttacggttatatggcgtcagacatatggttcaggaccacacagattttgagaggaaacccgctgtcgcctctacatgggctactcttccgattggcagcaagggatcttttatttgcgcttcccacaggcaggatagcacaaaccatggcctttgttgaaccagttatggatcactggtcggtgcaagtggtttacacctacccattgagccttgcggagcactcactcagggtttggagtcggtatctggattaaaaatcctatgcctcgactgggatccgaacccagtacctaccagcctgtagaccgatggcctgccacgacgccaccgaggccggtaagttCCACAGAAAGGCGATGTCCCCGTGTCAAGTGATATATTGGCAGCGTGCGCGATATACTATATTTACATGCATCGCTTTCTTGGAaataaatggataataaataagagTAAAACAGTTGCACGTGAGTTTACCCTGTTAATGGACGGGAATTAGagcatatttacattatttcttGTTATCATTAATAATCGTTCTACTCGTTTTAAGTCAGTTGTTAAATTTGCACAGCTGGTTTATCTAGGATCCGTCTGGCGATAAGAAACCCGCATTATGCTTAGATTGACAGTTTAGCGTAGAGTTAAAACAATGCGTACGAAAATTCTGTCCACGGGGGAATCTCTCAAGCTGATAGGCTACTGCGGGTCGGATTCTTCAAACTCCCAGGATGAAGACGTACAGTAAACTAAGTACTATATCTGCGGGTTCCCAAAAGgaacatgattatatatatctaattaaggaCCGTCGGAAATAATTTTGAACTTATggtggctctctctctctctctctctctctctctctctctctctctctctctctctctctctctctctctctctctgtgtgtgtgtgtgcgtgtgcgtgtgcgtttgATTGAGGAGCGGATAAACAATGACTTTTAATTCTGACTTGAAGATGGTCTGGCGAGTCATGTTCCTTCAAAGATATTTCTTAGACGTTATACGGcctttctatttattatttcataacTGAGAATGTGTATAAATGTTTTAGGGGCTGTCTGGCTTGATGACTACTAGATTGAATACTTCCATcgatctctatatatatcttcCATAAATAGCTGACTACCTGGCTGAGTGGATGGCTGGCAGGCTACCTGGCTGGCTGTGTAGATAGGTGGATACTTGTCTTAGATGAGAGACCGCCTGCGaatacggggcgggacgtagtccagtgataaaacgctcgcttgatgcacggtcggtctccgtcggtgggcccattgggctatttctcgttccagcaagtgtactacgactgatatatcaaaggccgtggtatgtgatatcctgtctgtgggatggtgcatatgaaacgtcccttgttgctaatcgaaaagagtagcctatgaagtggcgaccgcgagttttctctctcaatatctgtctggtcctaaaccatatgtccgacgccatataaccgtaaataaaatgtgttgaatgcgtcgttaaataaaacatttccatccatccttccttccttccttcattccttaCTTGCTTGCGAATACCTAATCATCATTGCCTCACCTGTCTTGGACTGAACTATCTGGCGAAGTCGGACATTGTTCgtacgacaggcgtgcttgaacaggtTTCTCGTGGAAGCATGCTAAAAATAACCATACCCATATACCTTATTCAATATTGACCCATTCCTGgtaaggcgggacgtagcccagtggtaaagagctcacttgatgcgcggtcggtctaggatcgatccccgtcagtgggcccattgggctatttctctttccagtcagtgcaccacgactggtatatcaaagaccgtggtatgtgctatcttgtcttgATGGCGCatgtaaaaaatcccttgctgctaatcgaaaagagtagcccatgaagtggcgatagagggtttcctctctcaatatctgtgtggtccttaactatatgtccgaccccatataaccgtaaataatatgtgctgagtgcgtcgttaaatagaacatttccttccttcctacttCTGCTAGtgaaaaagttttgtttaacgacaccactaaaacacattgatttattaatcatcggctattggatgtgaaacatttggtaattttgacatagtcttagagagaaaacccgctacatttttccattagtagcaagagctcttttatatgcatcatcccttagacagcatagcacataccacggtctttggtgtaccagccgtggtgcactggaaggagcgagaaatagcacaatgggcccactgacgggaatcgatctcagaccgactgagcatcaagcaagcattttaccactagCTACgtacgtccgtccgtctgtctctgtctctgtctctctgtctctctctctctctctctctctctctccggagattcgatcctacgacacaagTAGCTCAGGTGAACGCCTCTACTAGTTGTGTAAGATCCCACCCCGTCCAGGGCCTCGTTTTACaaaacgatcttagcgctaagataaccTTAACTGCACAAGGTAGCTaagtacttaaggtgatcttagggttaacttcgcttcgtaaaacggggccctggatAGTAATCAATGTAATGGCTTTACACTtctctgttaaagggacattcctgagtttgctgcaatttttaagatgttatcgtcTAACATAGACTTtatgacgattgtaattacatatcaaatatattttcctgcataacatattaggggctgtgtattaaacgtgtttctgatcgttctaatattggtaccagcgtaaatttcatttatttcctaaaatactttttttcgtacgtacgaaattatttgaagacaaaatccagtttgggcttcttacaaatattaagacgaccagaaacacattgaatatacagacactgatatcctaattaagaaaatatatttaatatgtaagtttaatcgtagaaatagtttattcatcgaaaacattttacaatgcagcaaactcagaaatgtccttTTAAGTCCCTAAAGTTCACTTTGGGTGCAAGTCGGTACCCAGAACTGAAAAACCTCGAGCATTTATTACATGTcagtttattttcatgcttgttTCCAGTTAAGGTTTATGGACGCTGGTcttaggcacacacctcagctatctggaatTTCTGTCTAGGACAgcaggttagtggttagttgttagtgagaaaaaaagtgagtgtagtggtcttacacctactcgttaaaactcgctttgggtgggaacCGATACCgcgctgcgaacccagtacctaccagccttgtgttcaatggcttaaccacgacaccaccggtGCCGGTTTAGAACAATCTTGAGAGACTCTTTTTAAAGGTGTCGTGTTAAGTTAATCCTCTAATCGCAGTTGGCCTAATCAAACAGTATTAACCAGGATTAATAACAGAAACTGCAAATCCTTAGAACAACAACCGCAGGAAAAGTGCATTAGTCTGAAGTGGACGAATCATATGGCGTTTCCGAAATATCTGCCAGCATTATTGCCAAAATTGTTGATATTGCACATGTTGTGTGGGGAAACTAATATCAGGTTCCAGTTATTAAATGCATGAAGTGCCGGATATTAAATGTATGTGGATggaaattttgtatttattttgaaacatcATACTGCACATTTTGGTTATATTGtagttgaaggaaggaagaatgaAGGAAGATTTCATTTAAAGGAGAGTGGGTTTTAACAAGTCGGTGAGGAGGTGTAAAGACACCACCCCCGACTTCTTTTTCACCAACcactgcccagatagctgaggtgtgtgcccaagacagcgtggtTGAATATCAATTGATtacaagcacgaaaattaatgaatgaatgaatgtttatttgttttgtttaacgacaccactagagcactttgatttattaatcatcggctattggaagtcatacatttggtaattttgacatatactcttacagaggaaacccgctgcattagcagcaagggatctgttatacgCACTATtccacacacagacaggatagcacataccacggtctttgatataccaattgtggtgcactggctggaacgagaaatagcccaatggatccaccgacagggattgatcctataccgacggcgcatcagtctagcgctttaccactgggctacgtcccgcccccaaaaaataaatgaatgcctTGTGATTGTCTGGTGTAATCAGCTGACtgaatgattaaataaaacCCTTGACCATAGGTGCAATTAGTCGTAGAATCAACGCACCTGGGGGGACACAATGTCTCCCCACATCCCAACCAGTAACCCACGTGGTATGCTAAGTCCTGTCATATGTGATGGAAGCGGAAATACCAGAGGAAGACTGCCCCGCCCCACCCCGAACTCTGAAGATAATGTTTTGCACcagttgaaaataaattaatatatagtctctccccccccccccccccccccccagttgctGTCATCTTGAGACGCCTACGCCTCTATGCGAAAAAaagcgcaaaaaaaaaaaatgcttgtccATGttacgacagcgggtttcttgtCGTATATTCCAGACAAAGTATCGAATTAGTAAATTAACTGTATGCTAGCTAACAAAATGtgctacgaaatcgtgaaacaTTGCTACCAAAGCGTGTGGAAACGTGGTTAGTTTCAACCTTATTTTCTGTAATCCTAAACAGCGAGAGGTAAAACTGTGTCTGTTTGAACTTACTGTTCACAATAGATATATCTCATTCCTCCACGGGCCACAGTCTCCCATTGTAGAATTGTGGTCTTTTTTCGACCCAATTTGCTTTATTCAGAAACGGAGAAATGTCCACGTGTCTGGAAGTATAGTCGTTTTTAACCTAATTTGCCATGGTCCTAAACGGGTAAATGTAAGTGTGCACATCTGTAGATagttcacatatatatatatatatatatatatatatatatatatatatatatatatatatatatatatatatatatatatcattcctTTTTTCTATTGCTGTTTTAgtggtatattatatttttcataaCCTTTACACCTGATGATGTGCTATGTACTGTATGAGataattatacaaaaaaatatatatgatgggtgccatgaaatacaaacatattttgagtaaatatagattatcttcccacaatctctttatagaaacgggcagataccacaatattgacaggaataatagaatgtgtcgtctgtgcaatatgaatggagtagaagacgaatatcactttgttctagagTGTTCTTTCTacagtaacataagagataaatatatgaaaccttattattataataaaccatcaacatttaaattaacgcaactactgtccagcgaTAACTCAAAACAGCtcattaaattgtgtaagtatttgaacactgctaccacgcatagaacagacaacattgatacataaCATacgttattatattgtatagtaTTACTATGCATGTATTACCCATTTACTGTTAACTTTTACCGGTTGTAACCCGTTGCTACAACCCACAACCCGCATTGTAATCCGCAATGttcacattatattattttatttataatatgtatatatgcctacaaaatgttgggggggggggggggggggggtgttgttgggttttttttggcaaaataaaaaaaattatttgtaaaagtaTACTTATACTAATGAAGAAGTtcgtaaaacaaacaatatatcgCTTTTCTTTATGGTAACCGATAAGCGATCtcattcatgagtgcatgccatccAACGGGCTCTGGCCTGTGCAAATTTtggttttctaagctagtcttgagagtggcagtcctcctatatgCTGTACAGTGGGGACAGAAGATTCTGTTACGGGTTGTTTAggagagtggcggtcctcctaaggcCGAACACCTGATAGtcgatcatggaagcaatcacgactttgtgTATCATCCTTTCgattctgccttgtgcagagatacaattttgatCATGGAATACGATTTTATCATTCAGATTTACAGAATGATGTTATTGGCGATTGTGCTTGTTcatcaattaaaacaaattatatccaCGTGCATCCTTATAGTACTATAAGACCTAGCAAAAAAAATGTGTGCGTTTTTGAGAACCTGACCCAACCTAGGAAAAAAagtcgatttaaaaaaataataataatgtgtaggtgaaaaagtacatacataatattttatatggactCGTAGGGGTGAATGttaatgtagtaaaaaaaaacccaccccaaaaacagagtttaaaaaaacaacataccaAAAAACTAAGAAACAATGACTCTCACTACCTAATTGTGTTTCTAATTCATTCCACTTATTCTTTTTTAGACTCAAGTAATGATATTTAGGGAAGGGTTTCGGAGATcaaaacccctccctgctcGAGCAAATGTTCTTTTTTCTCACTATAtttcccgggggggggggggggcatgactcgaccccctaGAAACTACGATCATCCCAGTTTAGACCCCTCCCTGCTACAATTCCTACACATGCGTCTGTATATataggtaggtactgggttctcttTCCAGTACTAGCTCCCTCCCAGAGCGAGCTTAACGAGTCAATAGGtacgtgtaaggccactacacagaTTTGTCTCTCACTAAGGGGCcgtttaaatattatataacgcttttttttcttcaaaattagACACACCACCCTGTAGTAACGTGACGCTTGGAGATCCACCCATTCCCATTCACAAAAACGTTATaagattataattaattatataattttaatgtactGTTATGCTATTTGGGGAAGCGCAGATACGCATTTCAACTAGATTTATAATGcttattgtgtgtatacgtCTAGCTATAACTACCTAATTTAAACATTGTAGCCGTGACAGAgtttataaaaaattttaataaatgaagAGTTAAATAACTCTGTTAAATACACCCACCTACCCCATGTAGTGCTaaataacgtttggacctacacccacccacccctcgaGCGTTACACAATAGTTGAATGGCTCCTAAGGTAGAAGACCatatttatttgtgaatcttcagcagAGATTTATGCATACCAGCTCATAGCATCCTAAATGCCcacttatgttttaaaaataaagacagacacaggtatttttagtctcaaggaaataacaaaaagggtcataattataaagaggacttatttaaaatatttttagttaaatgttGTGTTACTTCCATCATAATGTGTCCAAACTGCATGCTTTTGGGTGTATTTTTGGTTGacggatatcacacatatatttatggaaactttggTCATCAAACCAAAgtctcatttgaataaaggtttagctattaaATTCATTATagctaaaccatttgcaccgctGGTGACAAGccaattgtcattttaaaaaataactccttggctatcattaagcttaagaatttacttcctattccaaataattagccttcaaacatggaaATGTGCAACACCCAACAAGCGAACTCTTTGCACAAGGGAATTAACTGTGCACTGCTACcgaaccactaacaactaacccactgtcctggatagacagctgATGTGGGTGCCAAGGTTAGCGTGCCTGAATGTaactcattaattggatataagcataaaaataactataaatgaatcaTTCAATCAACGAAAATACAGGAGAATATGGTAGCTATTATTTCACCTCTCACCATAGATATTGTCATTTATTAGCTAAATAACTGTTAACACCAAACATTTATAATAGTTCTTGGTGTTCCTTGACACTGCAGCGAACATAGTACTGTTATTTCAGCCCACATGTATACGTGTTCAGTGTTCACACTACGGACTACACACATTTCACACTGCTATAACGCTTGTATTACCGCGCCGGGTGATGGGATGCTGGAATCGTTCGAACACAACTCACTGTTATACGTTGCTTGCTCACCGCCTGTCCAGCTCTTTAATAAGTCACTAAAATCAGGTGGTTTTGACGAGTTGAGGATTCCGGGAGCTGTTCTGTCTGTTcgcttgtctgtctgttcagttTTTGGTTCCATCCAAAACGATTCCGGAAACACACGATTATGCATTGGAGTTACTCCGTCGTGCTTCTTAAAATCgatttttaactgttttaatCTCTTGTCGCTTGTTTTCTTGTCCAAAAGGAAGTGTCTTAAGCCATACTCAAACAGATCACCCAAAGGTCCTAAACCTAAACTTTTGTCCCATTACCGCTGAACGTATTTCTATTGTCCACGTCTTGATGAGTTGAGACTGGAGAAACACATTTCTTACCTCCCTTTATAATATCGCCATCTCCCTGCGCTATCCTCAGTAAGTCGGCGTAATATAGTTCTCGTCCCGATTTGGTCGGCAGCCATTTGTCTTCGTAAATATCGCAAGAATCTTCTTCACCTTTTTTTCTCCCGAAGAATTTCTTGATATCGGCGTTAATCATTTCAGAAAACTTCAGCAGCCGCTCCGCCATATCCGGTTGTCTCTGTGTCGTCTGCTTGTACTGTAACTCCATGAAGTCGTCCGACAGATCCTCGGAGTAATGCGAATCGTGGTCGCTGAAGTCTTCCTCGTCCATCTGTTCCTCGAACTCGTCGCTTTCCTTCTCCTCCGACACTTTCGAAGACACTTCATGGTTTATTTTCAGAACTGATTCCCGAAACGGACGTGGATCAATCGGCGCACTGCGATCTTCCGACAGAGAGGTCAAAGACGGGGTCACGTGTTCAACGTGCATGTTTCGAGCACACAGCGTGACCGacatgaatattaattaacttTCCAACATGAAGAATTCAACAACGTATCAACTTTCGTGTCAGGAAAATATATACGAAAAATTAATTCATGGTTGATACTGtatttgtagatttttttgtgggtttttttttcgtttttttttttttacttctttctttcaatacaTGTTTAGAAGAACTGATAACAATACGCAGTGtgctttaaaacatatttgaataACGTCTCTGTGCACATCGTTCACTCCTTAAAATCGAGGTCGATAGCTTAGCTCCGTCCTTGGGGCCGTGTCTAGTACCATTAGCAGCTCATCGCCTAGAACGAgacacaaaaattattattaagtacAATCCAAACACTACAGCCAATGCATTAGGTTTAAAGCCCTCGTTTGCGTCTTAGTAACAGgcaacttgttatttttatgtacacatcTCTTTATGGCGTTGAAACGAAGCGGACCACCCCTAGATAGTGTTGACTGTTTTCCAGCGAGCGAGCCAGTACAGTGGTTCGATAGATCATCAATCAGAAACGATCTCGCTCCATGATGGCGTGTTTGTTCGTGGGCCGGTGACCGACAAAAACAGCGCGCTATCTTATAACTAATAACTACGTACAGTGTGTAACTACCGCAGGAAAACCATGCTCGTCTACTACTGGTATACACCATGTATTGTGTATAATATTAAACGGCTGTTCCTGTGTGAAGATGGATAATAGATATACGGTTAAGATAACTACATGTACGTTCCCCTGATGAAGACACTGGGAAGCTGCCGAAACGTCAGTTAGAAAATGTAACCAAGCTAATGAACTGTTTACTTTTTCCCAATTtgagattttattttaatgtatatcaTGTTTTGGTAATAACATTGATATGGACGCTGATActgacgatggtgatgatgatgatgatgatgatgcagtGATGATACCGAGGAGGAGTTTGACTGTACATTCACTCTAATATTATATGAACTCATATCAGTATctagaacatttatttaaattacaatattttttacgAAACTAACTTAGTATTTAGAAGCCTTACAAGAACTATCAGAAATGTGTAgttattgtaatatgttttctgATAGTGGAAtctttttcaattattaaaattacagtataatacattttcttgctcAGATTATAAACAATTGTATATTCGT harbors:
- the LOC121379937 gene encoding LOW QUALITY PROTEIN: protein PERCC1-like (The sequence of the model RefSeq protein was modified relative to this genomic sequence to represent the inferred CDS: inserted 1 base in 1 codon), coding for MSVTLCARNMHVEHVTPSLTSLSEDRSAPIDPRPFRESVLKINHEVSSKVSEEKESDEFEEQMDEEDFSDHDSHYSEDLSDDFMELQYKQTTQRQPDMAERLLKFSEMINADIKKFFGRKKGEEDSCDIYEDKWLPTKSGRELYYADLLRIAQGDGDIIKGGKKCVSPVSTHQDVDNRNTFSGNXDKSLGLGPLGDLFEYGLRHFLLDKKTSDKRLKQLKIDFKKHDGVTPMHNRVFPESFWMEPKTEQTDKRTDRTAPGILNSSKPPDFSDLLKSWTGGEQATYNSELCSNDSSIPSPGAVIQAL